A genomic stretch from Achromobacter spanius includes:
- a CDS encoding Ldh family oxidoreductase yields the protein MKLSLAQANEYGRRVLMAQGVPEDIARDVAEHLVESDRVGYTSHGLSILTNYRRVLSQGLAQADGRPELVNDRGAMLAYDGHHGLGQYVGKVVIDKAIERTQEHGQCIVTLRHSHHLGRMGHFGEMVAAKGLILLAFTNVINRAPTVAPFGGAQACLTTNPLCFAGPLPGGRPPFIVDMATSSIAVNKARVLAAKGEQAPPGSLIDADGNPTTDPSALFADPPGALLPFGGHKGYALGLVAELLAGVLSGGGTIQPEHPRNGVATNNMFALLLDPQVDFNTDWRSMEVGAFIDYLHACKPQPGVEGVQYPGEYEARNRAVNADSVEFDSRIWDGLNTLAVELGVPEALP from the coding sequence ATGAAACTCTCTTTAGCCCAAGCCAATGAATACGGCCGCCGCGTGCTGATGGCGCAAGGCGTGCCGGAAGACATCGCGCGCGACGTGGCCGAGCACCTGGTGGAGTCCGACCGGGTCGGCTACACCAGCCACGGCCTGTCGATCCTGACCAACTATCGCCGCGTGCTGTCCCAGGGACTGGCGCAGGCGGATGGCCGCCCCGAACTGGTCAATGACCGGGGCGCCATGCTGGCCTACGACGGCCACCACGGCCTGGGCCAGTACGTTGGCAAGGTCGTCATCGACAAGGCCATCGAGCGTACGCAGGAACACGGGCAGTGCATCGTGACCCTGCGCCACAGCCATCACCTGGGCCGCATGGGCCACTTTGGCGAAATGGTGGCGGCCAAGGGGCTGATCCTGCTGGCCTTCACCAACGTGATCAACCGCGCCCCCACCGTGGCGCCGTTCGGCGGCGCGCAAGCCTGCCTGACCACCAACCCGCTGTGCTTTGCCGGCCCGCTGCCTGGCGGACGTCCGCCTTTCATCGTGGACATGGCGACGAGTTCCATCGCCGTGAACAAGGCGCGGGTGCTGGCGGCCAAGGGCGAACAAGCGCCGCCCGGGTCGCTGATCGACGCGGACGGCAACCCCACGACGGACCCCAGCGCGCTGTTCGCCGATCCGCCGGGCGCCCTGCTGCCCTTTGGCGGCCACAAGGGCTACGCGCTGGGCCTGGTGGCCGAACTACTGGCGGGGGTGTTGTCAGGCGGCGGCACGATCCAGCCTGAACACCCGCGCAACGGCGTGGCAACGAACAATATGTTTGCGCTGCTGCTGGACCCGCAGGTCGACTTCAATACGGACTGGCGGTCGATGGAAGTGGGTGCGTTCATCGATTATTTGCACGCCTGCAAGCCGCAACCGGGTGTGGAGGGGGTGCAGTACCCGGGGGAATATGAAGCTCGGAATCGGGCGGTGAATGCGGATTCGGTGGAGTTCGACAGCCGGATCTGGGACGGGCTGAACACGCTGGCGGTGGAGTTGGGGGTGCCGGAGGCGTTGCCTTGA